A single window of Solea solea chromosome 9, fSolSol10.1, whole genome shotgun sequence DNA harbors:
- the st3gal3a gene encoding ST3 beta-galactoside alpha-2,3-sialyltransferase 3a produces the protein MKPSRNLILVLCTTLVLGFLYYSSERISSQGWSHKSLYDKQGFLLKLDCKLPLELIIKYNNLSEGACKPGYAAAKMAAIHPKFTKLVPMFLDPNYKRFSRIDNFPPPFGVKSQERIIDVLLSEMKNYGLGEELDSMSCKTCVIVGNGGILTTKSLGSKIDQFDVVVRLNQAPVKGFEKDVGSKTTLRITYPEGAIQKTEHYESESLFVLSAFKAQDFKWLQHMVFNKRLISTDGFWKSVAQHVPRGPSEMRILNPYFIQEAAFHLIGLPYNKGQMGNGNIPTLGAVAITMALHNCDEVAVAGFGYNLSTPHAPLHYYEKTKMSAIKESWTHNISKEKKFLMKLVKAGVVQDLTGGICGAVC, from the exons ATGAAACCCAGTCGCAACCTCATCCTCGTCCTGTGCACCACACTGGTCCTGGGATTTCTCTACTACTCGTCAGAGAGGATCAGCTCACAAGGCTGGAGCCACAAATCAT TGTATGACAAACAAGGATTCCTTCTAAAGCTGGACTGTAAACT GCCTTTGGAGCTGATCATCAAGTACAACAATCTCAGTGAGGGAGCCTGTAAGCCCGGATATGCCGCtgctaaaatggctgccattcACCCGAA ATTCACCAAACTGGTGCCAATGTTCCTGGATCCAAATTACAAACGGTTCTCCAGGATTGACAATTTCCCTCCCCCATTCGGAGTCAAATCACAAG AGAGGATCATAGATGTTCTCCTTTCAGAGATGAAGAACTATGGCCTTGGAGAAGAGCTTGACAG TATGAGCTGTAAGACATGCGTCATCGTGGGGAACGGAGGAATCCTCACCACCAAGTCTCTGGGATCCAAGATTGACCAGTTTGATGTGGTGGTCAG GTTAAACCAGGCTCCAGTGAAAGGCTTTGAGAAAGACGTAGGATCTAAGACCACGCTGAGGATCACGTATCCAGAGGGAGCCATCCAGAAGACGGAGCACTACGAGTCTGAGTCTCTGTTTGTCCTCTCTGCCTTCAAAGCTCAGGACTTTAAGTGGCTGCAACACATGGTCTTCAACAAGAGGCTG ATTAGCACTGATGGCTTCTGGAAGTCAGTGGCCCAGCATGTTCCTCGAGGGCCCAGCGAGATGCGCATCCTGAACCCCTACTTCATCCAGGAGGCCGCCTTCCATCTGATCGGCTTGCCGTACAACAAGGGACAGATGGGCAACGGG AATATCCCAACCCTGGGGGCAGTTGCCATAACGATGGCCCTTCACAACTGTGATGAAGTAGCCGTGGCTGGATTCGGCTACAACTTGAGCACCCCCCACGCCCCTTTGCACTACTATGAGAAGACCAAGATGTCAGCCATCAAAGAG TCATGGACTCACAACATATCCAAAGAGAAGAAGTTCCTGATGAAGCTGGTGAAGGCCGGAGTCGTCCAGGACCTGACCGGTGGGATCTGTGGCGCGGTGTGTTGA